A part of Setaria viridis chromosome 8, Setaria_viridis_v4.0, whole genome shotgun sequence genomic DNA contains:
- the LOC117867094 gene encoding cysteine-rich receptor-like protein kinase 44 isoform X1: MADPVASVEKIVKIGLKIKQAVDTVRKNKEVCLEIRKRVLRFSDILSQLQQTGMLNNNPAMSGPLEDLEETLERGLELVTSCQERRSTIRRFITAGDLSKQLREVKDDILNKVMLASFAINTNTTIMLFTIHAGIRPDPLRQPEESGLMEISHDNHSSEDIRSEQNGEENSVPGGSEALLPPLAAITLREFGLSELKAATNGFSDSNIIGRGGIATVYKGVLDDQSVIAIKKFRWAPRLGWAHTYEQLLLASKLQHKNVVQVLGYSHENGAVKDREYIWVEEYVPMGTLHEIIHCKEPRLDWSSLIRIIEGIAQGVRYLHEQCVVHLDLKPTNIVLDSHMNPKITDFEVAKVLNGNQLKGEIITAGTFQYIAPEYLTDGVVSMMNDVYGFGVTLLETVSGIRRRHNQPREFHLHRWAWKAHEGRRKFDPALFAEPQLVEIKRCIQIGLLCAQHESADRPTMEDVLLMLNGEKELPTPEKPAYIKWTA; this comes from the exons ATGGCTGATCCGGTGGCCAGCGTTGAGAAGATCGTCAAGATCGGGCTCAAGATCAAGCAGGCAGTGGACACGGTTCGCAAGAACAAGGAGGTTTGCCTAGAGATCAGGAAGCGGGTGCTCAGGTTCAGCGACATCCTGTCGCAGTTGCAGCAGACGGGGATGCTAAACAACAACCCGGCCATGAGTGGCCCCCTGGAGGATCTTGAGGAGACGCTCGAACGCGGCCTCGAGCTCGTCACGTCCTGCCAGGAGAGACGAAGCACCATCCGCCGCTTCATCACGGCCGGGGACCTGTCCAAGCAGCTGCGCGAAGTGAAGGATGACATCCTGAACAAAGTGATGCTGGCGTCCTTCGCCATCAACACCAATACCACCATTATGTTGTTCACCATTCATGCTGGTATTCGTCCTGATCCGCTACGGCAACCAGAG GAAAGTGGTCTGATGGAGATATCCCATGACAATCATTCATCTGAGGATATTAG ATCTGAACAGAACGGTGAGGAAAATAGCGTACCAGGAGGATCTGAGGCCCTGCTTCCTCCCTTAGCAG CAATAACCTTAAGAGAGTTTGGGTTGTCTGAGTTGAAGGCCGCTACCAATGGATTTTCAGACAGCAATATCATCGGCCGAGGTGGCATAGCTACTGTCTACAAG GGTGTATTAGATGACCAGAGTGTGATTGCCATCAAGAAATTCCGTTGGGCACCTCGCTTGGGTTGGGCGCACACCTACGAGCAACTTCTTCTTGCTTCAAAGCTTCAGCACAAGAATGTAGTGCAAGTTCTGGGATACTCCCACGAGAATGGAGCTGTTAAGGACAGAGAATATATCTGGGTCGAGGAATATGTTCCAATGGGAACCTTGCACGAGATTATTCATTGCAAAG AGCCCCGACTTGATTGGTCCTCCCTCATCCGGATAATTGAGGGCATAGCTCAGGGCGTAAGGTACCTACATGAGCAATGTGTTGTCCATTTGGACCTGAAACCAACAAACATCGTCTTGGATTCCCATATGAATCCTAAGATTACTGATTTTGAAGTAGCGAAAGTATTGAATGGTAATCAATTGAAGGGCGAGATCATCACAGCAGGCACATT TCAATATATAGCTCCAGAATATCTTACGGACGGTGTTGTGTCAATGATGAACGATGTGTACGGGTTTGGCGTCACCCTCCTCGAGACTGTAAGTGGAATCCGAAGACGACATAACCAACCAAGAGAATTCCATCTACACCGATGG GCTTGGAAGGCTCACGAAGGTCGACGGAAGTTTGATCCGGCACTGTTTGCCGAGCCTCAGCTAGTGGAGATAAAAAGGTGCATACAGATAGGCCTGCTGTGCGCTCAGCATGAGTCGGCAGACCGCCCCACCATGGAAGATGTTCTTCTGATGCTCAATGGCGAGAAAGAACTGCCGACACCAGAGAAACCAGCGTACATCAAATGGACTGCCTAG
- the LOC117867094 gene encoding cysteine-rich receptor-like protein kinase 36 isoform X2 — protein sequence MADPVASVEKIVKIGLKIKQAVDTVRKNKEVCLEIRKRVLRFSDILSQLQQTGMLNNNPAMSGPLEDLEETLERGLELVTSCQERRSTIRRFITAGDLSKQLREVKDDILNKVMLASFAINTNTTIMLFTIHAGIRPDPLRQPEESGLMEISHDNHSSEDIRSEQNGEENSVPGGSEALLPPLAAITLREFGLSELKAATNGFSDSNIIGRGGIATVYKGVLDDQSVIAIKKFRWAPRLGWAHTYEQLLLASKLQHKNVVQVLGYSHENGAVKDREYIWVEEYVPMGTLHEIIHCKEPRLDWSSLIRIIEGIAQGVRYLHEQCVVHLDLKPTNIVLDSHMNPKITDFEVAKVLNGNQLKGEIITAGTFQYIAPEYLTDGVVSMMNDVYGFGVTLLETVSGIRRRHNQPREFHLHRWVRADTHHEHGSVIVPRLGRLTKVDGSLIRHCLPSLS from the exons ATGGCTGATCCGGTGGCCAGCGTTGAGAAGATCGTCAAGATCGGGCTCAAGATCAAGCAGGCAGTGGACACGGTTCGCAAGAACAAGGAGGTTTGCCTAGAGATCAGGAAGCGGGTGCTCAGGTTCAGCGACATCCTGTCGCAGTTGCAGCAGACGGGGATGCTAAACAACAACCCGGCCATGAGTGGCCCCCTGGAGGATCTTGAGGAGACGCTCGAACGCGGCCTCGAGCTCGTCACGTCCTGCCAGGAGAGACGAAGCACCATCCGCCGCTTCATCACGGCCGGGGACCTGTCCAAGCAGCTGCGCGAAGTGAAGGATGACATCCTGAACAAAGTGATGCTGGCGTCCTTCGCCATCAACACCAATACCACCATTATGTTGTTCACCATTCATGCTGGTATTCGTCCTGATCCGCTACGGCAACCAGAG GAAAGTGGTCTGATGGAGATATCCCATGACAATCATTCATCTGAGGATATTAG ATCTGAACAGAACGGTGAGGAAAATAGCGTACCAGGAGGATCTGAGGCCCTGCTTCCTCCCTTAGCAG CAATAACCTTAAGAGAGTTTGGGTTGTCTGAGTTGAAGGCCGCTACCAATGGATTTTCAGACAGCAATATCATCGGCCGAGGTGGCATAGCTACTGTCTACAAG GGTGTATTAGATGACCAGAGTGTGATTGCCATCAAGAAATTCCGTTGGGCACCTCGCTTGGGTTGGGCGCACACCTACGAGCAACTTCTTCTTGCTTCAAAGCTTCAGCACAAGAATGTAGTGCAAGTTCTGGGATACTCCCACGAGAATGGAGCTGTTAAGGACAGAGAATATATCTGGGTCGAGGAATATGTTCCAATGGGAACCTTGCACGAGATTATTCATTGCAAAG AGCCCCGACTTGATTGGTCCTCCCTCATCCGGATAATTGAGGGCATAGCTCAGGGCGTAAGGTACCTACATGAGCAATGTGTTGTCCATTTGGACCTGAAACCAACAAACATCGTCTTGGATTCCCATATGAATCCTAAGATTACTGATTTTGAAGTAGCGAAAGTATTGAATGGTAATCAATTGAAGGGCGAGATCATCACAGCAGGCACATT TCAATATATAGCTCCAGAATATCTTACGGACGGTGTTGTGTCAATGATGAACGATGTGTACGGGTTTGGCGTCACCCTCCTCGAGACTGTAAGTGGAATCCGAAGACGACATAACCAACCAAGAGAATTCCATCTACACCGATGGGTACGTGCTGACACGCACCATGAACATGGATCTGTTATTGTTCCTCG GCTTGGAAGGCTCACGAAGGTCGACGGAAGTTTGATCCGGCACTGTTTGCCGAGCCTCAGCTAG
- the LOC117867095 gene encoding formate dehydrogenase 2, mitochondrial isoform X2 — MSMIRRAAQQATRFAMGRPHVPRNAPAARSLHASAGSSKKIVGVFYKGGEYADRNPNFVGCAEHALGIRGWLESQGHQYIVTDDKDGPNCELEKHIADAHVLITTPFHPAYVTADRIARTKNLELLLTAGIGSDHVDLPAAAAAGLTVAEVTGSNTVSVAEDQLMRVLVLVRNFLPGHHQAISGEWDVAGVAHRAHDLEGKTVGTVGAGRIGRLLLQRLRPFNCRLLYHDRLRIDPALEAETGAQFEAELDAMLPKCDVVVLNMPLTEKTRGMFDKERIARMKKGVIIVNNARGAIMDTQAVADACATGHIAGYGGDVWHPQPAPKDHPWRYMPNNAMTPHISGTTIDGQLRYAAGVKDMLERYFKGQDFPVQNYIVKEGKLAGQYQ, encoded by the exons ATGTCCATGATCAGGAGGGCGGCGCAGCAGGCGACACGGTTCGCCATGGGACGACCGCACGTCCCGCGCAATGCGCCCGCTGCGAGGAGCCTTCAT GCGTCAGCCGGCAGCAGCAAGAAGATCGTGGGCGTGTTCTACAAGGGCGGCGAGTACGCCGACCGGAACCCCAACTTCGTCGGCTGCGCCGAGCACGCCCTCGGCATCCGCGGCTGGCTAGAGTCGCAGGGCCACCAGTACATCGTCACCGACGACAAGGACGGCCCCAACTGCG AGCTGGAGAAGCACATCGCGGACGCGCACGTGCTCATCACCACGCCGTTCCACCCGGCGTACGTGACCGCGGACCGCATCGCGCGCACCAAGAACCTGGAGCTGCTCCTCACGGCGGGGATCGGCTCCGACCACGTCGAcctgccggcggccgccgccgcggggctcaCCGTCGCCGAGGTCACCGGCAGCAACACGGTGTCGGTGGCCGAGGACCAGCTCATgcgcgtcctcgtcctcgtgcGCAACTTCCTGCCGGGCCACCACCAGGCCATCAGCGGGGAGTGGGACGTGGCCGGCGTCGCGCACCGCGCGCACGACCTGGAGGGGAAGACGGTGGGCACCGTCGGCGCCGGCCGGATCGggcgcctgctgctgcagcgCCTCAGGCCGTTCAACTGCAGGCTGCTCTACCACGACAGGCTCCGGATCGACCCGGCGCTGGAGGCGGAGACCGGCGCCCAGTTCGAGGCGGAGCTCGACGCCATGCTGCCCAAGTGCGACGTCGTCGTGCTCAACATGCCGCTCACCGAGAAAACAAG AGGCATGTTCGACAAGGAGAGGATCGCGAGGATGAAGAAAGGCGTGATCATCGTGAACAACGCCCGAGGCGCGATCATGGACACGCAGGCCGTGGCGGACGCTTGCGCCACCGGGCACATCGCTG GATACGGCGGCGATGTGTGGCACCCTCAGCCTGCGCCCAAGGACCACCCGTGGCGCTACATGCCGAACAACGCCATGACCCCTCACATCTCCGGCACCACCATTGATGGCCAG CTGAGGTATGCGGCGGGGGTGAAGGACATGCTAGAGAGGTACTTCAAGGGCCAGGATTTCCCGGTGCAGAATTACATCGTCAAGGAAGGCAAGCTCGCGGGCCAGTACCAGTGA
- the LOC117867095 gene encoding formate dehydrogenase 2, mitochondrial isoform X1 — MSMIRRAAQQATRFAMGRPHVPRNAPAARSLHQASAGSSKKIVGVFYKGGEYADRNPNFVGCAEHALGIRGWLESQGHQYIVTDDKDGPNCELEKHIADAHVLITTPFHPAYVTADRIARTKNLELLLTAGIGSDHVDLPAAAAAGLTVAEVTGSNTVSVAEDQLMRVLVLVRNFLPGHHQAISGEWDVAGVAHRAHDLEGKTVGTVGAGRIGRLLLQRLRPFNCRLLYHDRLRIDPALEAETGAQFEAELDAMLPKCDVVVLNMPLTEKTRGMFDKERIARMKKGVIIVNNARGAIMDTQAVADACATGHIAGYGGDVWHPQPAPKDHPWRYMPNNAMTPHISGTTIDGQLRYAAGVKDMLERYFKGQDFPVQNYIVKEGKLAGQYQ; from the exons ATGTCCATGATCAGGAGGGCGGCGCAGCAGGCGACACGGTTCGCCATGGGACGACCGCACGTCCCGCGCAATGCGCCCGCTGCGAGGAGCCTTCAT CAGGCGTCAGCCGGCAGCAGCAAGAAGATCGTGGGCGTGTTCTACAAGGGCGGCGAGTACGCCGACCGGAACCCCAACTTCGTCGGCTGCGCCGAGCACGCCCTCGGCATCCGCGGCTGGCTAGAGTCGCAGGGCCACCAGTACATCGTCACCGACGACAAGGACGGCCCCAACTGCG AGCTGGAGAAGCACATCGCGGACGCGCACGTGCTCATCACCACGCCGTTCCACCCGGCGTACGTGACCGCGGACCGCATCGCGCGCACCAAGAACCTGGAGCTGCTCCTCACGGCGGGGATCGGCTCCGACCACGTCGAcctgccggcggccgccgccgcggggctcaCCGTCGCCGAGGTCACCGGCAGCAACACGGTGTCGGTGGCCGAGGACCAGCTCATgcgcgtcctcgtcctcgtgcGCAACTTCCTGCCGGGCCACCACCAGGCCATCAGCGGGGAGTGGGACGTGGCCGGCGTCGCGCACCGCGCGCACGACCTGGAGGGGAAGACGGTGGGCACCGTCGGCGCCGGCCGGATCGggcgcctgctgctgcagcgCCTCAGGCCGTTCAACTGCAGGCTGCTCTACCACGACAGGCTCCGGATCGACCCGGCGCTGGAGGCGGAGACCGGCGCCCAGTTCGAGGCGGAGCTCGACGCCATGCTGCCCAAGTGCGACGTCGTCGTGCTCAACATGCCGCTCACCGAGAAAACAAG AGGCATGTTCGACAAGGAGAGGATCGCGAGGATGAAGAAAGGCGTGATCATCGTGAACAACGCCCGAGGCGCGATCATGGACACGCAGGCCGTGGCGGACGCTTGCGCCACCGGGCACATCGCTG GATACGGCGGCGATGTGTGGCACCCTCAGCCTGCGCCCAAGGACCACCCGTGGCGCTACATGCCGAACAACGCCATGACCCCTCACATCTCCGGCACCACCATTGATGGCCAG CTGAGGTATGCGGCGGGGGTGAAGGACATGCTAGAGAGGTACTTCAAGGGCCAGGATTTCCCGGTGCAGAATTACATCGTCAAGGAAGGCAAGCTCGCGGGCCAGTACCAGTGA
- the LOC117867092 gene encoding cysteine-rich receptor-like protein kinase 44 isoform X1, which translates to MADPVAGVEKIIKLGLAIKEAVDTVRHNEEECREIRKRVLRFSAILSQLQQTGLMNDSPALSGALEDLEESLQHALELVMACQERSTVRRLISAGELSKQLRRVKDDILNKVMLASFAINAHTTILLLTIQAGGHPLLRQQEVTGVTEASHNRYSTNYARVFDGHGTSELNGGRNNVLAGSRVPLLPPFREYELSELRAATNNFAYDNIIGRGGHSTVYKGVLNDGNEVSIKTFLESPDLSWARSYDIHLLVSKLQNKNIVKILGYVAHEEVQTFSSGVWFFKRKEHRVIKNEYFWVEEYMPNGSLDEIIDEPQFHWSSLFRIIEGIAQGMHCLHEQGIIHMDMKPSNVLLDSDMNPKIIDFGISEVLNDNQITRENVSDIILRNGWSDDTYTNFRGTMGYVAPEYLAEGIVSKKNDVYAFGITLVQIVGSIRRFKPPEPFDEWAWRAWESGGIEELFDPALFDESQLMEIKRCVEVGLLCAQEDPANRPNMEDVVQMLCGLKELPTPKKPDYMETEWSDWIPYSPSALSDVSLSPR; encoded by the exons ATGGCTGATCCGGTGGCCGGCGTGGAGAAGATCATCAAGCTTGGGCTGGCGATCAAGGAGGCGGTGGACACGGTTCGTCACAACGAGGAGGAGTGCCGCGAGATCAGGAAGCGGGTGCTCAGATTCAGCGCCATCCTGTCGCAGCTGCAGCAAACAGGTTTGATGAATGATAGCCCGGCGCTGAGCGGCGCGCTGGAGGATCTGGAGGAGAGCCTCCAGCACGCCCTCGAGCTCGTCATGGCCTGCCAGGAGAGGAGCACCGTCCGCCGCCTCATCTCAGCAGGGGAGCTGTCCAAGCAGCTGCGCCGGGTGAAGGATGACATCCTGAACAAAGTGATGCTGGCGTCCTTCGCTATCAATGCCCACACCACCATTTTGTTGCTCACTATCCAGGCTGGTGGCCATCCTCTGCTCCGGCAGCAAGAG GTTACAGGAGTGACGGAGGCATCACATAACAGGTATTCAACTAACTATGCCAG AGTTTTTGATGGACATGGCACATCTGAATTGAATGGTGGGAGGAACAACGTACTAGCAGGAAGCAGAGTGCCCTTATTACCAC CCTTCAGAGAGTACGAGTTATCTGAGTTGAGGGCCGCTACAAACAACTTTGCTTACGACAACATCATTGGACGCGGTGGTCATTCTACTGTCTACAAG GGTGTCTTAAATGATGGAAATGAGGTGTCCATCAAGACATTTTTGGAGTCACCTGACTTGAGCTGGGCGCGCTCTTATGATATTCATCTGCTTGTTTCAAAGCTTCAGAACAAAAATATAGTGAAAATTTTGGGATACGTCGCCCATGAAGAAGTCCAAACTTTTTCATCGGGGGTGTGGTTTTTTAAACGGAAAGAACATAGAGTCataaaaaatgaatatttttgGGTGGAAGAATACATGCCGAATGGAAGCTTGGACGAGATTATCGATG AGCCTCAATTTCATTGGTCCTCTCTTTTCCGGATAATTGAAGGTATAGCCCAGGGCATGCATTGCCTACATGAACAAGGCATTATCCACATGGACATGAAACCAAGCAATGTCCTCTTGGATTCTGACATGAATCCTAAGATTATTGATTTTGGAATATCTGAAGTGTTGAATGACAATCAGATCACCCGTGAAAATGTGTCGGATATTATTTTACGCAATGGTTGGAGTGATGACACCTATACGAATTTTAGAGGGACCAT GGGATATGTAGCTCCAGAATATCTTGCAGAAGGTATTGTGTCAAAGAAGAACGATGTTTACGCTTTTGGCATCACCCTCGTTCAGATTGTTGGTAGCATCCGCAGGTTTAAACCACCTGAGCCTTTCGATGAATGG GCTTGGAGGGCTTGGGAAAGTGGAGGGATTGAGGAGTTATTTGATCCGGCGCTGTTTGATGAGTCTCAGCtaatggagatcaagaggtgcGTGGAGGTAGGGCTGCTGTGCGCTCAGGAAGATCCAGCAAACCGCCCCAACATGGAAGATGTTGTTCAGATGCTATGTGGTCTGAAAGAGTTACCGACACCAAAGAAACCAGACTACATGGAGACAGAATGGTCTGATTGGATCCCTTATTCACCGTCTGCCTTGTCAGATGTATCGTTGAGCCCCAGATGA
- the LOC117867092 gene encoding cysteine-rich receptor-like protein kinase 44 isoform X2, whose translation MADPVAGVEKIIKLGLAIKEAVDTVRHNEEECREIRKRVLRFSAILSQLQQTGLMNDSPALSGALEDLEESLQHALELVMACQERSTVRRLISAGELSKQLRRVKDDILNKVMLASFAINAHTTILLLTIQAGGHPLLRQQEVTGVTEASHNRVFDGHGTSELNGGRNNVLAGSRVPLLPPFREYELSELRAATNNFAYDNIIGRGGHSTVYKGVLNDGNEVSIKTFLESPDLSWARSYDIHLLVSKLQNKNIVKILGYVAHEEVQTFSSGVWFFKRKEHRVIKNEYFWVEEYMPNGSLDEIIDEPQFHWSSLFRIIEGIAQGMHCLHEQGIIHMDMKPSNVLLDSDMNPKIIDFGISEVLNDNQITRENVSDIILRNGWSDDTYTNFRGTMGYVAPEYLAEGIVSKKNDVYAFGITLVQIVGSIRRFKPPEPFDEWAWRAWESGGIEELFDPALFDESQLMEIKRCVEVGLLCAQEDPANRPNMEDVVQMLCGLKELPTPKKPDYMETEWSDWIPYSPSALSDVSLSPR comes from the exons ATGGCTGATCCGGTGGCCGGCGTGGAGAAGATCATCAAGCTTGGGCTGGCGATCAAGGAGGCGGTGGACACGGTTCGTCACAACGAGGAGGAGTGCCGCGAGATCAGGAAGCGGGTGCTCAGATTCAGCGCCATCCTGTCGCAGCTGCAGCAAACAGGTTTGATGAATGATAGCCCGGCGCTGAGCGGCGCGCTGGAGGATCTGGAGGAGAGCCTCCAGCACGCCCTCGAGCTCGTCATGGCCTGCCAGGAGAGGAGCACCGTCCGCCGCCTCATCTCAGCAGGGGAGCTGTCCAAGCAGCTGCGCCGGGTGAAGGATGACATCCTGAACAAAGTGATGCTGGCGTCCTTCGCTATCAATGCCCACACCACCATTTTGTTGCTCACTATCCAGGCTGGTGGCCATCCTCTGCTCCGGCAGCAAGAG GTTACAGGAGTGACGGAGGCATCACATAACAG AGTTTTTGATGGACATGGCACATCTGAATTGAATGGTGGGAGGAACAACGTACTAGCAGGAAGCAGAGTGCCCTTATTACCAC CCTTCAGAGAGTACGAGTTATCTGAGTTGAGGGCCGCTACAAACAACTTTGCTTACGACAACATCATTGGACGCGGTGGTCATTCTACTGTCTACAAG GGTGTCTTAAATGATGGAAATGAGGTGTCCATCAAGACATTTTTGGAGTCACCTGACTTGAGCTGGGCGCGCTCTTATGATATTCATCTGCTTGTTTCAAAGCTTCAGAACAAAAATATAGTGAAAATTTTGGGATACGTCGCCCATGAAGAAGTCCAAACTTTTTCATCGGGGGTGTGGTTTTTTAAACGGAAAGAACATAGAGTCataaaaaatgaatatttttgGGTGGAAGAATACATGCCGAATGGAAGCTTGGACGAGATTATCGATG AGCCTCAATTTCATTGGTCCTCTCTTTTCCGGATAATTGAAGGTATAGCCCAGGGCATGCATTGCCTACATGAACAAGGCATTATCCACATGGACATGAAACCAAGCAATGTCCTCTTGGATTCTGACATGAATCCTAAGATTATTGATTTTGGAATATCTGAAGTGTTGAATGACAATCAGATCACCCGTGAAAATGTGTCGGATATTATTTTACGCAATGGTTGGAGTGATGACACCTATACGAATTTTAGAGGGACCAT GGGATATGTAGCTCCAGAATATCTTGCAGAAGGTATTGTGTCAAAGAAGAACGATGTTTACGCTTTTGGCATCACCCTCGTTCAGATTGTTGGTAGCATCCGCAGGTTTAAACCACCTGAGCCTTTCGATGAATGG GCTTGGAGGGCTTGGGAAAGTGGAGGGATTGAGGAGTTATTTGATCCGGCGCTGTTTGATGAGTCTCAGCtaatggagatcaagaggtgcGTGGAGGTAGGGCTGCTGTGCGCTCAGGAAGATCCAGCAAACCGCCCCAACATGGAAGATGTTGTTCAGATGCTATGTGGTCTGAAAGAGTTACCGACACCAAAGAAACCAGACTACATGGAGACAGAATGGTCTGATTGGATCCCTTATTCACCGTCTGCCTTGTCAGATGTATCGTTGAGCCCCAGATGA